A genomic segment from Stenotrophomonas maltophilia encodes:
- a CDS encoding RtcB family protein: protein MDIQHNYQWLHVEGTTPIKGWVNGVPLEAQAHEQLRNIAAIPFVGPWLAVMPDVHLGKGATVGSVIPTRGAIIPAAVGVDIGCGMAAVRTTLRANDLPDDLRQLRNSIERSIPVGNGRGGEHQRMPDSIHTRLVQSGLAAGLEKIKDKHRRIRTDKLDRQLGTLGGGNHFIELCLDETDTVWVMLHSGSRGTGNLIGTYFIEKAREELARRVLGFHLPDKDLAFFMEGEPLFDDYVEAVSWAQDYARQNREAMMSRVLAEMRHRLPKFQLAAMAVNCHHNYVQKETHRGQELLVTRKGAVSAREGELGIIPGSMGTRSYIVRGKGNADSFHSCSHGAGRAMSRGTARQQITLAQHREATAHVECRKDSGVLDESPAAYKSIDDVMAAQLDLVDVVHTLRQVLCVKG from the coding sequence ATGGACATTCAACACAACTATCAATGGCTGCACGTCGAGGGCACCACGCCGATCAAGGGCTGGGTCAACGGTGTGCCGCTGGAAGCGCAGGCGCATGAGCAGCTGCGCAACATCGCCGCGATCCCGTTCGTCGGGCCGTGGCTGGCCGTGATGCCGGACGTGCACCTGGGCAAGGGCGCGACCGTGGGCTCGGTGATCCCGACCCGCGGTGCGATCATCCCGGCCGCGGTCGGCGTCGACATCGGCTGCGGCATGGCGGCGGTGCGCACCACGCTGCGCGCCAATGACCTGCCCGATGACCTGCGGCAGCTGCGCAACAGCATCGAGCGCAGCATCCCGGTCGGCAACGGACGTGGCGGCGAGCATCAGCGCATGCCCGACAGCATCCACACCCGGCTGGTGCAGTCCGGGCTGGCCGCCGGCCTGGAGAAGATCAAGGACAAGCACCGCAGGATCCGCACCGACAAGCTCGACCGCCAGCTGGGTACGCTGGGTGGCGGCAATCACTTCATCGAACTGTGCCTGGACGAGACGGACACGGTGTGGGTGATGCTGCACAGCGGATCGCGCGGCACCGGCAACCTGATCGGCACCTACTTCATCGAGAAGGCACGCGAGGAACTGGCCCGGCGCGTGCTCGGCTTCCACCTGCCGGACAAGGACCTGGCCTTCTTCATGGAAGGCGAGCCGCTGTTCGATGACTACGTCGAAGCCGTGTCGTGGGCGCAGGACTACGCCCGGCAGAACCGCGAGGCGATGATGTCGCGCGTGCTCGCCGAGATGCGCCACCGCTTGCCGAAGTTCCAGCTGGCGGCGATGGCGGTGAACTGCCACCACAACTACGTGCAGAAGGAAACGCACCGCGGGCAGGAGCTGCTGGTGACGCGCAAGGGCGCGGTCAGCGCGCGTGAGGGTGAGCTGGGCATCATTCCCGGCAGCATGGGCACGCGCAGCTACATCGTGCGTGGCAAGGGCAACGCGGACAGCTTCCACAGCTGCAGCCACGGTGCCGGCCGGGCGATGAGCCGTGGCACGGCGCGCCAGCAGATCACGCTGGCCCAGCACCGCGAGGCCACGGCGCATGTGGAATGCCGCAAGGACAGCGGCGTGCTGGACGAGTCACCGGCCGCGTACAAGTCGATCGACGACGTGATGGCCGCGCAGCTGGACCTGGTCGACGTGGTGCATACCCTGCGCCAGGTGCTGTGCGTGAAGGGATGA
- a CDS encoding ParB-like protein — MTRIPEPRLSPVAILDLRPTQMSVGLLEVQRKRAQWKTLPNEGEERYLGRHMVPVVVGPSNRLYLVDHHHLALALHEEGIEHVLTVVQADLSHLPRKLFWTVMERYCWAHPFDAEGVRQPPSAMPKSLLELADDPHRSLAGEVRRRGGYAKSVQPFAEFLWADHFRQRMTRKQIRRDFQQAVANATEHARHADARYLPGWCGIEHD; from the coding sequence ATGACCCGTATTCCCGAACCGCGGCTTTCGCCGGTCGCCATCCTCGACCTGCGGCCGACGCAGATGAGCGTGGGCCTGCTGGAGGTGCAGCGCAAGCGCGCGCAGTGGAAGACCTTGCCGAACGAAGGCGAGGAGCGCTACCTCGGGCGGCACATGGTGCCGGTGGTGGTGGGGCCGTCGAACCGCCTGTACCTGGTCGACCATCACCATCTGGCGCTGGCCCTGCACGAGGAGGGCATCGAACATGTGCTGACCGTAGTGCAGGCGGATCTGTCACACCTGCCGAGGAAACTGTTCTGGACGGTGATGGAGCGCTACTGCTGGGCGCATCCGTTCGATGCCGAGGGTGTGCGGCAGCCGCCGTCGGCGATGCCGAAATCGCTACTGGAGCTGGCCGACGATCCGCATCGCTCGCTGGCCGGCGAGGTTCGCCGTCGCGGCGGCTACGCCAAATCGGTGCAGCCCTTCGCCGAGTTTCTGTGGGCCGATCATTTCCGCCAGCGGATGACCCGCAAGCAGATCCGCCGCGATTTCCAGCAGGCAGTGGCCAACGCCACCGAACATGCACGGCACGCCGATGCCCGCTATCTGCCGGGTTGGTGTGGGATCGAGCACGATTGA
- a CDS encoding slipin family protein, with translation MFWTIKVVIGDGERGLVYRNRRFQQILLPGVHRLSPFGGRPHVDIHTASKGAAYTGSDQDSLIEALGARLDTHFVLANVGASEVGLLLRNGRIDEVLPPGSRRLYWRGSVDTQVRVMALGDEPRIPADVQQRLGQLGVLPRVAVISTVPSESVGLLFIDGTLRQTLDAGLHAFWNFNGNVSVERVELRARSLDVSGQELLSRDKVTLRVNLAATVQVIDPVRAHRTLSNADEFVYRQLQFGLRQAIAARSLDELLGDKAALDGEIAAHVQAAIEGHGVRLLGVGIKDVILPGEMKEILNGVVLAEKQAQASVIRRREEANATRSQLNTAKLIEDNPVLMRLKELEALEKVTEKIDKLTVFGGLDGVLKQLVTIR, from the coding sequence ATGTTCTGGACCATCAAGGTCGTGATCGGCGACGGCGAGCGCGGCCTGGTATATCGCAACCGTCGTTTCCAGCAGATCCTGCTGCCGGGCGTGCACCGCCTGTCGCCGTTCGGCGGCCGCCCGCACGTGGACATCCACACTGCATCGAAGGGCGCGGCCTACACCGGCAGCGACCAGGACAGCCTGATCGAGGCACTGGGCGCGCGGTTGGACACCCACTTCGTGCTGGCCAACGTCGGCGCCAGCGAGGTCGGCCTGTTGCTGCGCAACGGCCGCATCGATGAAGTGCTGCCGCCGGGTAGCCGCCGCCTGTACTGGCGCGGTTCGGTCGACACCCAGGTACGCGTGATGGCGCTGGGCGACGAGCCACGCATTCCGGCGGACGTGCAGCAGCGCCTGGGCCAGCTGGGCGTGCTGCCGCGTGTGGCGGTGATCAGCACCGTGCCGAGCGAGTCGGTGGGCCTGCTGTTCATCGATGGCACGCTGCGGCAGACGCTGGACGCCGGCCTGCACGCGTTCTGGAACTTCAACGGCAACGTGTCGGTGGAGCGTGTGGAACTGCGTGCACGTTCGCTGGACGTGTCCGGCCAGGAGCTGCTCAGCCGCGACAAGGTGACCCTGCGGGTGAACCTGGCCGCGACCGTGCAGGTGATCGACCCGGTGCGTGCACACCGCACGCTCAGCAATGCCGATGAGTTCGTCTATCGGCAGCTGCAGTTCGGCCTGCGCCAGGCGATTGCCGCGCGCAGCCTGGACGAGCTGCTGGGCGACAAGGCGGCACTGGACGGCGAGATCGCCGCCCATGTGCAGGCGGCGATCGAGGGCCACGGCGTGCGGCTGCTCGGCGTGGGCATCAAGGACGTGATCCTGCCGGGCGAGATGAAGGAGATCCTCAACGGCGTGGTGCTGGCCGAGAAGCAGGCCCAGGCCAGCGTGATCCGTCGTCGCGAGGAGGCCAACGCCACGCGTTCGCAGCTCAACACCGCAAAGCTGATCGAGGACAACCCGGTGCTGATGCGCTTGAAGGAGCTGGAGGCACTGGAGAAGGTCACCGAGAAGATCGACAAGCTCACCGTGTTCGGCGGCCTGGATGGCGTGCTGAAGCAGCTGGTGACGATCAGGTAG